Sequence from the Saccharopolyspora pogona genome:
ATACTAGTCCGGGACTCCGGCTGTACTTCGGCCGGGCCGTAGCCACCCTATTCATTGGGACGGGCACCGTCACCCGCAGTGAGATTCACCCGACAGTGCGCGCACGCGCGACGTCGCCCGCACGCGCCCGCGGGGCGCCGGTTAGCCTACGGGCAAGAGGTCCGGCAGCCCACTGCGATCAGCCGCTACCGATCAACGGGCCGCCCTGGGACGACGTCCACCAAATCCTGGAGGGGAAGCACGTGCGGAGGAGCACGATCATCGGCGCCGTGCTGGCCGGCGGTCTCGCACTCGCGGGCTGCACGCCGAGCGAGGCACCCAGCGACCAGCCCCCGGCCCCCGGCACGCCGCCGCCCGCGACAGCGCAGCAGCACGCCGAGCACGGCACCGGGTCGACCGGCGAGCACACCGCGACGGACCGCGAGTTCGCGCAGCAGCTGCTGGCCAACCGGCAGCAGGTGTCGAAGCTGGCGGACCTGGCCGCCACCAACGCGCAGAGCGCCGAGGTCAAGTCGCTCGCCGCGGAGCTCAAGCAGTCGGTGCAGCCGCAGGTCGAGCAGCTGAACGGGTTCCTGGACTCCGCCGCCGGCCAGCAGTCGGGCAGCGCCCCGGAGGACGAGGCCGAGAACTCCGCCGACGCGGGCCTGCAGACCGACCAGCAGCTGCAGCAGCTCTCGAAGGCCTCGGGCGCGCAGTTCGACCAGCAGTGGAAGCAGGCGATGCTGTCGCTGCAGCAGGGCGCCGGGAAGCTGGC
This genomic interval carries:
- a CDS encoding DUF305 domain-containing protein — its product is MRRSTIIGAVLAGGLALAGCTPSEAPSDQPPAPGTPPPATAQQHAEHGTGSTGEHTATDREFAQQLLANRQQVSKLADLAATNAQSAEVKSLAAELKQSVQPQVEQLNGFLDSAAGQQSGSAPEDEAENSADAGLQTDQQLQQLSKASGAQFDQQWKQAMLSLQQGAGKLARTEQEEGSAQVMRKLAEELVADEQQTTTKLNSL